In the genome of Populus nigra chromosome 19, ddPopNigr1.1, whole genome shotgun sequence, the window GGAGCAAATGAATCAGCTATTGTTACAATGCGACCTTCACTCACTAGCCGAATTCCAGTGGGGGGTCCTGGTAACTACCAGAAAGCCTATTGATTCCTCACAAAACCACCAGTTTAGATATGaatttaaatacaaatataaaattactgtGTCCGTAAATATATAATGTAAAATTGCAAATGAATCTGCTATTTGTTACAATGAATACTAGTACTGTTCCTATTTACATGTGCAAGTGGTGCTTGTATTATATCAGGTATATGCAGTAGTTAATCTGAATGTCAGACTCTCAAGAGTGGAGATTGTGTACCTTGCATCTTGTTCTTGCGAGAACCACAGAAATAAGAGGCCTCGTAGCCATTTTATACTGAGTTGCTGTTGGAAAAATTGCCAGTGGTTTAGCCTTATCATGTGGTATCAACAACTGAGGTGATGGCGAGCTACCAAAATAACTTGTGTTACGGAAATAGAGCATCATATTATATCGTTCGCTTCAATTTCCTCCATCAACGGATTTGCTTCATCTCATATTATTCAAGATCCATGTAGctgaattaaaagttaaaacgaCCAAGTTTTAGGCCTATCTACTCTGTAGACGAGTCTTTGAAGGAGAACGAGCAGCCAGTCAACAATCTCCTCTAGATGGTCCTACCAAAAATCGAAATGAATAACTGGCCACAGGAGCACCTACCATTCAACGTACTATCTATACACAATAGCAAGTTGTAGCAAACCAGTCTGCATCTCCCATCTCCCGCTTGCAACAACCAACCCTCTCTCCTACGATACGAATGGAGGTCTCATGGGAACAAAGTGTGACAGACTCTATCAATACCATTTACTTGCTCTTCTCAGCTTACTTGGTCTTTGTGATGCAACTTGGCTTTGCCATGCTATGTGCTGGCTCAGTCAGGGCCAAGAATGCCATGAACATTATGCTTACAAATGTTGTTGATGCTGTTGTTGGGAGCATCTCTTATTACCTCTTCggctttgcttttgcttttggtgATGGCACCAATTCTAACCCTTTCATAGGTACAACCTTCTTTGCTCTCAAAGATATTCCCAGCACCTCTTACGACTACAGTTACTTTCTTTACCAATGGGCTTTTGCTATAGCAGTTGCTGGAATCACCAGTGGCTCAATAGCCGAAAGAACCCAATTCAGTGCTTATcttgttttctcatttttccTTTCTGGATTTGTGTACCCAATTGTGGTTCACTGGGTTTGGTCATCAAATGGTTGGCTGTCTCCTAGTTCAGACATGTTGTTCGGCTCTGGTGCTATTGACTTTGCTGGCAGTGGCGTGGTTCATTTGGTGGGAGGGATTGCTGGACTTTGGGGGTCTTTCATACAAGGTCCTCGAGTGGGCAGGTTTGATGCATTTGGCAAGCCCGTGCCTATGCGTGGGCACAATGCAACTCTTGTGGTGCTTGGGACATTCTTGTTGTGGTTTGGCTGGTTTGGGTTCAATCCTGGTTCATTCGGTAAGATTCTTGTCGCCTACCCCAATACAACCGATCAAGGGAACTGGACCGGTATTGGCCGGACTGCAGTAACAACTACATTGGCTGGTTCGACTGCCGGACTCACAACCCTATTTGGCCGGCGATTACTAGTAGGCCATTGGGATGCATTAGATGCTTGCAATGGATTGCTTGGTGGTTTTGTGGCCATTACTTCAGGATGTTCTGTTGTGGAGCCATGGGCCGCCATTGTATGTGGGTTTTGTGCAGCTTGGGTCTTGATTGGGCTAAACGTCTTGACTCTAAGGCTGCAATTTGATGACCCATTAGAGGCAACTCAGCTGCATGGTGGGTGTGGTGCTTGGGGTTTGATATTCACTGGATTATTTGCCAAAAAGGAATTTGTGATCCAAGTTTATAATTCAGGTGAGGCGGGAGTGGTGAGACCCTATGGCCTTTTGTTGGGCGGTGGATGGGGTCTGATCGGATGCCAAGTGGTTGAGTTGTTGGCAATAGTAGTCTGGGTTAGCATAACAATGGGACCGGTTTTCTTTGCACTTGATAAGCTTAAGATGTTGAGAATATCAATTGATGAAGAAGTAGCAGGCCTTGATATCTCTAGCCATGGAGGCTATGCCTATACTACGCATCCTGAAGAGAACCATCCTCGCTTCTACGCAGATTATATGCCTATCCAAGGTCGAAATCATTCATGATTCAACAGCATTTCTCCACTGTATCATTGGcgctttggtttgtttttttttcctttttctttctggtGAATTCAAGCATTTCTGCTCGTTGATTCCTTTCCCATTAATTTGTTGTTCCTTCTTTAAGAAAGAGAACCTGCATGTTCTTTCTGCTGTAAATAGATAGCTCTGCCGAAACTTTCCCAAACACCTACCTAACTATTACTTGACAATCAATCAGCCGCGCCATGTGCATGCTTCCTGAGTCCTGACACTGGACGCTAGTAGCAACCAAGACTTGGTTATTAACACCGCTCCAATTCGGCCAAAATGGCTTGATATCCGAAATATGTAGTCAATTTCATCTCGCTTAAATTCTCTGTGGATCATGTTTTTTCCTTGCAAAGCGGGTTGTTATCAATGGCTAGTAACGTTGCAGTGGTGGGCAGAGGAAGTGTTTGGAAGATGGCCCGTGAAGGGATTCGACCTAGACCACACTGGTGTGGCGATCTGACCTACCGTAAAAGATTACAAAAAATCTGACTTCAGAGCTCTGAATTGATACAAGTATTCCTTTAACATTACACCTCGGAGTTGCATAAACTGGAAGCAGATATAGAAACATTTAAGCAAAACTTTTGGGCGAGGCCACAAGTCAATAAACAAAATCATATGATTGCTGATATTACATTTCGCTCCACCAAAATTTGTGCCACATGCTGTTATTGATCTTGGCTAATACCTTACAAATTGTCGCTTTTCATCTCCATCACTCTGCCTTCCATACGGATTGCTCTCACTGAAACCATTTCGGCTTCCTTGATTTGCTTTCTTCCTAAACTTGGAAGCACTGCTGTCCATATTCAGATTCATCTTTGGCGGAGAAGAAAAGCAAAATGACGCAGCAACAGCCTACATATATCCAATATTAGCCATTTCATtgctcaaaaaataaatataatcattCACATGTAATCGCCTTCTAGAATGCAAGCAACAACAATGGTACCTGCAGATCTAGTCGGTGGACATTAAAGATGTCCTTCATAGAATGTGAATTATAGGCCAATATGTAAGATCTATATGCATCTTTAGCTGACTGGTTCAAATAGTAGTTGTTGGCCACCAACTTCTCCTGAAACAATCCAGTAGTTCTCTTTAAGTTCATTGTAACTTTAGTTACTAGGATGAAACATCCAACAGCGAGGAAGTAGGAAAGTACCAGATGTGATTGAACATTTGCCAGCTTCTTCTGATCAAATTCATACTCTTTGACAGGGACTTTTGCTGCCTATAAAAGAGACAATAAGTTTTAGAGTGCACAAAAGGCAAATTCATACTCTTTCAAGTATTCTTgcttttcaaaaccctaatgcTGCACATCCTACTGTGTGATGAAATGAAACCAACTATTTATTGCATTAAGGTGGTGCCCTCttcataaaacaaaagaattggGGATGTGTAAGATAAGCAGCCATGATGAATTTGCTATATACCTTCAGATAGCGCAAAAATTGCAGCTCTTCCGGAATCAGGAAAAGCAAGGCATTTCCTTTTGCACCTTCCCCTCGGGCTGTTCGACCAACCCTGTGAATGTATTCCTGAAAGCAGTAATTTCAGGGCACATGTTACTAAGCATGCATGAACAAGAACATTGAACTCTTAACTGAAACATGCTAGCCAAAAAATATGAGCACCTTAGGTTCATCAGGAGGATCAAACTGCACAATCCAGTCCTAGaagcagaaaaaaaagaaagaaggaacaAATATCAGCcgacttaaaaagaaaatgcagcTTCCATGGTCTGAATGATAAGCTGTTATTTTATGTGAAAGCCTTTAAGTGAGCAATTTTCCAATTGACTttcaaaaatcccaaaaaaccATGGCGAGTTCAAACAAATCCAAATGTATAACATCTCTAATAGTTGACCACGTTAATGacccaaattatttttcactctcttttttttctaagaagaTCATTTAGTTCTCGTGATAGGCCAACCAAAATATAATATCTCAAGCAAAACAGAATTCT includes:
- the LOC133680535 gene encoding ammonium transporter 1 member 3-like: MEVSWEQSVTDSINTIYLLFSAYLVFVMQLGFAMLCAGSVRAKNAMNIMLTNVVDAVVGSISYYLFGFAFAFGDGTNSNPFIGTTFFALKDIPSTSYDYSYFLYQWAFAIAVAGITSGSIAERTQFSAYLVFSFFLSGFVYPIVVHWVWSSNGWLSPSSDMLFGSGAIDFAGSGVVHLVGGIAGLWGSFIQGPRVGRFDAFGKPVPMRGHNATLVVLGTFLLWFGWFGFNPGSFGKILVAYPNTTDQGNWTGIGRTAVTTTLAGSTAGLTTLFGRRLLVGHWDALDACNGLLGGFVAITSGCSVVEPWAAIVCGFCAAWVLIGLNVLTLRLQFDDPLEATQLHGGCGAWGLIFTGLFAKKEFVIQVYNSGEAGVVRPYGLLLGGGWGLIGCQVVELLAIVVWVSITMGPVFFALDKLKMLRISIDEEVAGLDISSHGGYAYTTHPEENHPRFYADYMPIQGRNHS